The genomic region TGACACGCGCGAAGCGGAGAAGATGACGGCTGGGCTGGGCGACCTCGAAAAGCGCATCCAGGCGGCGGAAGCAAAGGCAGTCATCCCGGAACAGAAAGCCGCTCTCTCCCGGGTCCGCGACCTGGAACAGAAGTGGAGCGCCGAGTTTGCCACGCCGCTGATCAACAAGCGCAAGGATGTGGACGCTGGCAACGCCACCGTGGCCGAATTACAGATCTTCTACCTGCAGCAGGATCCCGCGGCGTGGCTGAAACGCTCCACCGAGCCGCTCGACCAGGCGGATGAAGCCAATAACCGCATGCTCGCGGACCAGCAGAAGTCGGCAGATAGCACGGGAACGGCCCTGAAATGGGTCTCGGCGTTGGCCTTCGTCCTGGCGCTCGCGCTCGGCTTTGGCATCGCCTACTACACCGCGAAGGCGATCACCGAGCCGCTGAAGAAACTTATCGGCGTGGCCGGCGAGATCGGCAATTCCGGCGACCTGGAACACAATATCGACATCAGCAGCAACGACGAGATCGGCGAACTCGCGCGCACCTTCAACAACATGGTGATCTATCTGAAGGAGATGGCGGCCGTCTCGGAAGCCATCGCGGGCGGCGATCTTTCCGTTCAGGTGCAGCCGCGCTCGCAGCGCGACACGCTGGCCAACGCGTTCTCGGCGATGACCACCGGCCTGCGCGCGCTGGTGAAGCGCGTGCGCGACAGCGCGGCGCAAGTCGCCAGCGGCTCGAACCAGGTGGCGGATGCGTCCGACGAATCCGCCAAGATCAGCGTGCACGCTTCTTCGGCGATCGACGAAGTGACCAGCACGATGCACGAGATGTCCATCAACGTGCAGAACATGGTGAAGAACACGCAGACCCAGGCCTCGAGCGTTTCCGAGACCTCGGCTTCGATCGACCAGATGGTGGCTTCTATCCAGCGTGTGGCCGACACCGCGAAGGTGCTGCTCGATATCTCGCAGCGTTCACGCGAAGAGGTGCAGAGCGGCATCACGACGATGGAGAAGGCCACCGACGGATTGAACCGCATCAACAGTTCCATCCGCTCGTCGGGTGAGATCATCGGCGCCCTGGGACAGCGCGCCGACGACATCGGCAAGATCATCGAGGTGATCGACGACCTGGCCGAACAGACCAACCTGCTGGCGCTGAACGCCGCCATTGAAGCGGCGCGCGCCGGCGAGCACGGCCTGGGCTTCGCTGTGGTCGCCGACGAGGTC from Acidobacteriota bacterium harbors:
- a CDS encoding methyl-accepting chemotaxis protein; its protein translation is MSIQKKLYYGFGAVLGILFLLFIVNLYSMFRQQSSQEALRNALEEKGATEAVSRQMMQNRLALGNFLLSGDTREAEKMTAGLGDLEKRIQAAEAKAVIPEQKAALSRVRDLEQKWSAEFATPLINKRKDVDAGNATVAELQIFYLQQDPAAWLKRSTEPLDQADEANNRMLADQQKSADSTGTALKWVSALAFVLALALGFGIAYYTAKAITEPLKKLIGVAGEIGNSGDLEHNIDISSNDEIGELARTFNNMVIYLKEMAAVSEAIAGGDLSVQVQPRSQRDTLANAFSAMTTGLRALVKRVRDSAAQVASGSNQVADASDESAKISVHASSAIDEVTSTMHEMSINVQNMVKNTQTQASSVSETSASIDQMVASIQRVADTAKVLLDISQRSREEVQSGITTMEKATDGLNRINSSIRSSGEIIGALGQRADDIGKIIEVIDDLAEQTNLLALNAAIEAARAGEHGLGFAVVADEVRKLAEKSASSTKEISELIQSIQKEARKAVENMEKSTTIVNEGLTLGSDLSTALRKISNVVTEVYKFAQEIGAATNEQSHGSAQIAKATTRLNEITHEINSSVEEQASGAQAVVKAMEKMRELVQQSTSGSTELAASAEQMSKMSRMLLEAMDRFVIESNGDGRHAIAQRRHEPGRMAAVAARN